A single window of Methanofastidiosum sp. DNA harbors:
- a CDS encoding Fic family protein, giving the protein MAFIRKKSKGNSYYYELVESKREGNKVIQKVLKYFPSLKEAEEYIKSENIALQIDYNNWLDNDLKERLENKFKTLSNLRPLSEDVLNTIKDKFEIDMSYHSNAIEGNRLTLRETWLVIRKGITISGKSLEEHLEATNHREAIELIEKIADKRENITEIDVLNLHAVILDKINPQNAGFYRRSNVFIQGSELKLPKWRDVPILMKRVYEELNNQDKGIDAIYSSVKIHYDTVRIHPFIDGNGRLARLLMNLRLMRGGFPPAILRKEERRAYYSALEKADRGDFRPLTMIIGKDVERALDLYIETFLEI; this is encoded by the coding sequence ATGGCTTTTATCAGAAAAAAGAGTAAAGGCAACAGTTACTATTACGAGTTAGTCGAAAGTAAAAGAGAAGGCAACAAAGTCATACAAAAAGTCTTGAAATACTTCCCATCTCTTAAAGAGGCTGAAGAGTATATAAAATCAGAGAATATCGCCCTTCAAATTGATTATAACAATTGGCTAGATAACGATCTTAAAGAGAGGCTAGAAAATAAATTCAAGACGCTAAGCAATCTAAGACCTCTATCCGAAGATGTTCTAAATACTATAAAAGACAAGTTTGAAATTGATATGAGCTACCATTCAAATGCAATAGAAGGGAACAGGCTGACACTGCGCGAAACGTGGCTTGTGATAAGAAAAGGAATTACTATAAGCGGTAAATCACTAGAAGAACACCTTGAAGCAACAAATCATAGAGAGGCTATCGAATTAATAGAAAAAATAGCTGATAAAAGAGAAAATATAACGGAAATAGATGTCCTAAATCTTCATGCCGTAATTCTTGATAAAATAAATCCACAAAACGCCGGATTTTACAGGCGTTCAAACGTATTTATACAGGGCTCAGAGTTAAAACTTCCAAAGTGGAGAGATGTTCCAATATTAATGAAAAGAGTATATGAAGAGCTAAACAATCAGGACAAAGGGATTGATGCAATTTATTCCTCAGTTAAAATACACTATGATACTGTGAGAATACATCCATTTATTGATGGAAATGGAAGACTGGCACGACTTCTTATGAATTTAAGACTAATGAGGGGGGGATTTCCTCCGGCCATACTGAGAAAAGAAGAAAGAAGGGCATATTACTCTGCATTGGAAAAGGCCGATAGAGGAGACTTCAGACCTTTGACGATGATAATTGGGAAAGATGTAGAAAGAGCGCTTGATCTATATATTGAAACATTTCTTGAGATATAA
- a CDS encoding DUF126 domain-containing protein, whose amino-acid sequence MILSGRKISKGLAEGEVLKSTSPISFLGGVDPNTGVIMDKNSNACGKSIKDKIFVFPMGKGSTVGSYVIYQLKKNGVAPLAIINREAETIVSVGAIISDVPMVDRIDIESIQEGKKVKVDGDLGTVELL is encoded by the coding sequence ATGATCTTGAGTGGAAGAAAGATATCCAAAGGTTTAGCAGAAGGTGAGGTATTGAAGAGTACCTCGCCAATTTCTTTTCTTGGAGGGGTTGACCCAAACACTGGAGTCATAATGGACAAAAATTCCAATGCCTGTGGTAAGAGTATAAAGGATAAAATATTTGTCTTTCCAATGGGAAAGGGTTCAACTGTCGGATCCTATGTTATCTACCAGTTGAAAAAGAATGGTGTTGCACCCCTAGCCATAATAAACAGAGAAGCAGAAACAATAGTGTCAGTTGGTGCAATAATCTCAGACGTTCCAATGGTTGATAGGATAGACATTGAGAGTATTCAAGAAGGGAAAAAAGTCAAAGTCGATGGTGACCTGGGAACAGTAGAACTGCTTTGA
- a CDS encoding OB-fold nucleic acid binding domain-containing protein: MIAYKMRIIDLVNGKLKKDEMGGVLLSTPFGESKEARIIGTIIDSYRNNENTYGSFTIDDGTATARLKAWSDKIELLDKFKRGEIVDIIGRVGEFQDEIYLVPDIIISATPNYWLYRELELSKRIKELMERGLSFEYTDKIDTYSSPEPVLYQKEETYEAVTEEVNISEVEEALQETEIEELMEEVSEEALTNETGKEKGDMSFYEDVDEEEIKESVYELLKTDPKISKSEISNVLSIDELDVELAIKDLVDENRIKSKEDGFEISE, translated from the coding sequence ATGATAGCCTACAAGATGAGGATTATTGACCTTGTCAATGGTAAGTTAAAAAAAGACGAGATGGGAGGAGTTTTACTTTCCACTCCTTTTGGGGAATCAAAAGAAGCTAGGATAATAGGCACTATAATAGATTCCTATAGAAACAATGAGAATACCTATGGTTCTTTCACAATTGACGATGGAACTGCCACCGCAAGATTAAAAGCATGGTCAGACAAAATCGAGCTTCTTGATAAATTCAAGAGAGGCGAGATTGTTGACATAATCGGAAGGGTGGGAGAATTTCAAGATGAAATTTATCTTGTGCCAGATATTATAATATCCGCCACACCAAACTACTGGCTTTATAGAGAACTCGAACTTTCCAAAAGAATAAAAGAGCTTATGGAAAGGGGCTTGTCATTTGAATATACTGATAAAATAGATACTTATTCTTCTCCAGAACCTGTCCTTTATCAAAAAGAAGAGACGTACGAAGCAGTGACTGAAGAAGTAAATATCTCTGAAGTTGAAGAAGCACTTCAAGAGACAGAGATAGAAGAGCTTATGGAAGAGGTCTCTGAAGAAGCACTAACTAACGAAACTGGAAAAGAGAAAGGCGACATGTCATTTTACGAAGACGTTGATGAAGAAGAGATAAAGGAAAGTGTCTATGAGCTATTAAAGACCGATCCTAAAATATCAAAGTCAGAGATATCAAATGTTTTGAGTATTGATGAGCTTGATGTTGAACTTGCCATAAAAGATCTGGTGGATGAAAATCGTATTAAATCAAAGGAAGACGGGTTTGAGATAAGTGAATGA
- a CDS encoding UPF0182 family protein, translating into MKKESKKNGKGFNPKGLLYFIVFALVIGYFFGIPLYFNLKVLYTLFYEQFMVKLSLYAIGVVWSLVLALIIFLIMFFVTPLRNLIKQEVGKNTAGKLIYLLIFFLIFIFMPVPVLYLRYALYLQQLPEITRPLIMDFIYNTDSFYQSYLYLNLINIGKGILFLLTLVVALPYIANLFFERARRLGRVFEDGTVREEPKEIVLEKTHMTVTAVILFLALVAFSALLFFSNVFTFYIYNPDYVKFGILDFLQIGWVIESLILVGIGLMNLVVSRDRTELGIMSGISLVALFMPGIVKAALLVAALVFMPTLKSIADMKLTEANVEDYKKRFFSKRGIIAILVILLIVSPTAAAGVKGFLLSRSVAGNPLLNTPYIQREINANRWVSYVENVERISVDILPQTEIKNMVVQDFLNENRYLIDRARVWDYVTAYVLARPQLGPRYYLISDTDLFLDPEEKKIYWATYKTIKPETPVTDNFYNRNLFYVGTDDIIIMDSNTREITNIPSKIYFGEGQLDYVYSDGLEVETVTTNSYSTNMYLAEDRATNLGDNLQTLNVDTINISGLTLFRLEGYGVWSEYASLDYVPYRSLDERNSIYLPEEFERDLDSYIVLYNNEPYFLTDYNLRLDAGTYMPYINLDYKRNVARVLTNMQTGEVLTYYVGPNDVFKDIYLEIYPWIKDGSEIPAEVRSQLRAPDDYFHYVSDAYTTYHITDPKEYIEATNFYEFDLGDNVGRYTDFIYNIIAKNPKTENYEYAAFLQMILRRAESRELTSLMYGYLDDENSEAKFYAIDISAEKITGKRITQEFLNSQYQEEFRLLAETKRQGNMILYPFTYKEKTVPLYLLSVYVQRAESVNLWDIVAIDPRSMTFGRGQTVDDALKDLFSKITVTPVTPTKPTDEKPVVTPTGEKEDLVASLIKIYIQRESLQPGSEEYKNLTEEIVSILNKLESLEG; encoded by the coding sequence ATGAAGAAAGAATCTAAAAAAAATGGAAAGGGATTTAACCCTAAAGGATTATTATATTTCATTGTTTTTGCTCTAGTAATTGGATACTTCTTTGGAATTCCACTCTACTTTAACTTGAAAGTTCTCTACACATTGTTTTATGAGCAGTTTATGGTAAAGCTCTCTCTTTATGCTATAGGCGTTGTCTGGAGTTTAGTTTTGGCCCTAATCATATTTTTGATAATGTTCTTTGTGACGCCACTAAGAAACTTAATAAAACAGGAAGTTGGAAAGAATACTGCTGGAAAGCTTATCTATCTCCTAATATTCTTTTTGATTTTTATTTTCATGCCAGTCCCTGTTCTATATCTGAGATACGCCCTTTATTTACAGCAGCTTCCTGAAATTACAAGACCACTTATCATGGATTTTATATATAACACAGACAGCTTCTATCAAAGCTACCTCTATCTCAATCTGATCAATATAGGGAAAGGCATTCTTTTCCTTTTGACCTTGGTAGTGGCACTTCCCTACATCGCAAATCTATTCTTCGAAAGGGCTAGGAGATTGGGCAGAGTTTTTGAGGATGGGACAGTAAGAGAAGAGCCAAAAGAAATTGTTTTAGAAAAAACACATATGACCGTAACTGCAGTAATCTTATTTCTCGCCCTAGTTGCATTCTCAGCACTTCTCTTTTTCAGTAACGTATTCACATTCTATATCTATAATCCAGATTATGTCAAGTTTGGAATACTTGATTTCCTACAGATTGGTTGGGTTATTGAATCCTTGATTCTTGTAGGCATTGGATTAATGAATCTTGTAGTTTCAAGGGATAGAACAGAACTTGGAATAATGAGCGGGATATCCCTAGTAGCATTGTTCATGCCCGGGATTGTCAAGGCCGCATTACTTGTGGCGGCACTAGTCTTTATGCCCACATTAAAGAGCATAGCAGATATGAAACTCACTGAAGCAAACGTTGAAGATTACAAGAAAAGATTCTTTAGTAAACGCGGGATTATAGCAATTTTGGTAATACTTTTAATAGTTTCACCGACAGCTGCCGCTGGAGTAAAGGGATTCTTGCTAAGTAGAAGTGTTGCAGGAAATCCTCTACTAAACACCCCTTACATCCAGAGAGAAATCAACGCAAACAGATGGGTCTCCTATGTTGAAAATGTTGAGAGAATAAGCGTGGACATCTTGCCCCAGACAGAAATTAAGAATATGGTGGTGCAGGACTTCCTAAACGAAAATCGTTACCTGATAGATAGAGCCAGAGTTTGGGACTATGTTACAGCATATGTACTTGCAAGACCACAGCTTGGCCCCAGGTATTATCTTATATCTGATACTGATTTATTCCTCGATCCAGAAGAAAAGAAGATTTATTGGGCCACCTACAAGACAATAAAACCAGAAACGCCTGTCACAGATAACTTCTACAATAGGAACTTATTCTATGTTGGAACAGATGATATAATCATCATGGACTCAAACACTAGAGAAATAACAAATATACCTTCTAAGATTTATTTTGGAGAAGGACAGCTTGATTATGTATATTCAGACGGGCTTGAGGTAGAAACTGTAACTACAAATTCCTATTCAACAAACATGTACTTGGCGGAGGACAGGGCGACAAACCTTGGAGACAATCTTCAAACCCTAAATGTCGATACAATAAACATTAGTGGATTAACTTTGTTTAGGCTTGAAGGTTACGGCGTCTGGTCAGAGTACGCATCGCTTGATTATGTTCCATACAGGTCTTTAGACGAGAGAAATTCAATTTATCTCCCAGAAGAGTTTGAAAGGGATCTAGATAGTTACATAGTATTGTACAATAATGAACCTTACTTTTTAACAGATTACAATTTAAGGCTTGATGCAGGAACTTACATGCCCTATATAAATCTTGATTACAAGAGAAACGTAGCCAGAGTCCTTACAAATATGCAAACTGGGGAGGTATTAACCTATTATGTTGGGCCTAATGACGTCTTTAAGGATATATATCTAGAAATATACCCATGGATTAAAGACGGCAGTGAAATCCCTGCTGAAGTTAGATCCCAGTTAAGGGCACCTGATGACTATTTCCACTACGTTTCTGATGCCTACACAACTTACCACATAACAGATCCAAAAGAGTATATCGAGGCGACAAATTTCTACGAGTTTGATTTAGGGGACAACGTCGGGAGATATACAGATTTCATATACAACATCATTGCCAAAAATCCAAAAACTGAAAATTATGAATATGCGGCATTTTTACAAATGATCTTGAGAAGAGCTGAATCAAGAGAACTTACATCCCTTATGTATGGATACCTTGATGACGAAAATTCAGAAGCAAAATTCTATGCTATTGACATCTCGGCAGAAAAAATTACAGGCAAGAGAATTACACAGGAATTTTTGAACAGTCAGTATCAAGAGGAGTTCAGGCTTTTGGCTGAAACTAAAAGACAGGGAAACATGATACTTTATCCCTTTACTTACAAGGAAAAGACAGTTCCATTATATCTTCTTTCGGTATATGTTCAAAGGGCAGAATCTGTCAATCTTTGGGACATCGTTGCAATAGACCCAAGGTCAATGACATTTGGTAGAGGCCAAACTGTTGATGATGCGTTGAAGGATCTCTTCTCAAAAATAACTGTGACCCCCGTGACACCCACAAAACCAACTGATGAAAAGCCTGTAGTTACCCCGACGGGAGAAAAGGAAGACCTAGTTGCATCCTTGATTAAGATATATATCCAAAGAGAATCTTTACAACCAGGTTCCGAAGAATACAAGAATCTTACTGAGGAGATTGTTTCAATACTTAATAAACTTGAATCACTAGAAGGATAA
- a CDS encoding biotin--[acetyl-CoA-carboxylase] ligase → MKSKILEILEKKGSYVSGEEISKEIGISRAAIWKHIKKLRELGYEIESKTNEGYKLIKSPEKQIKFELERLLDTKIIGKKILFFEEVDSTNNKAKQIALEENEGTVVISEMQTSGRGRRGRGWYSPKGGIYVSFILKPNVSPEKASQLTLVSSLALVETLNSMNKNLNAKIKWPNDVLISGKKISGILTELSADMEKINYIVVGVGINLNTEKEILPENGTSLKIEMKEEVSIKLFLKSFLEHYDSIYQEYLNGKIDLIIGRWKDNSDTLGKNVKIIGINESFEGLAKDIDENGALILQTKEKEIKVYSGDVSLR, encoded by the coding sequence ATGAAGTCAAAGATACTTGAAATCCTTGAGAAAAAAGGCAGTTATGTTTCTGGAGAAGAAATATCTAAAGAGATTGGGATTTCAAGGGCAGCTATATGGAAGCATATCAAAAAGCTTAGAGAACTTGGCTATGAAATAGAGTCAAAGACCAACGAAGGATATAAGCTTATCAAATCCCCTGAAAAACAAATAAAATTTGAACTAGAAAGATTGCTTGATACAAAGATTATTGGGAAAAAAATCCTATTCTTTGAAGAAGTAGATTCGACCAATAACAAGGCAAAGCAGATAGCGTTGGAAGAAAACGAAGGAACAGTTGTAATATCAGAGATGCAGACATCGGGCCGTGGCAGAAGGGGAAGAGGATGGTATTCGCCTAAGGGGGGAATTTATGTATCATTTATTCTTAAGCCAAATGTTTCACCTGAAAAAGCATCTCAATTGACTTTAGTATCTTCATTGGCCCTTGTTGAAACATTAAATTCTATGAATAAAAATCTTAATGCAAAGATAAAATGGCCTAATGATGTTTTAATTTCAGGCAAAAAGATATCAGGCATACTAACAGAGCTTTCAGCCGATATGGAAAAGATAAATTATATCGTTGTTGGGGTTGGGATAAATCTAAATACAGAAAAAGAGATTCTCCCAGAAAACGGAACTTCACTAAAAATAGAAATGAAAGAAGAGGTTTCCATTAAACTATTCTTGAAATCCTTTTTAGAGCATTATGACTCAATTTATCAAGAATATCTAAATGGCAAAATTGATTTGATAATTGGAAGATGGAAAGATAATTCAGATACGCTCGGTAAAAATGTTAAGATAATTGGGATAAATGAATCTTTTGAAGGTTTGGCGAAAGATATTGATGAGAACGGTGCATTGATATTACAGACAAAGGAAAAAGAGATTAAGGTTTATTCTGGGGATGTGTCTTTAAGATAA
- a CDS encoding ribosome biogenesis/translation initiation ATPase RLI, translating to MRIAVIDYDKCQPKKCNLLCLNYCPGPRMNEETIIVDEVTKKPIISEVLCTGCGICIHKCPYKAISIVNLPEELSQPIHQYGPNTFRLYRLPIPKEGKVLGLIGQNGVGKTTAIRILSGELYPNMGDYASKEMKNLTSYFRGTELQGYFEKIEAKNIKSSLKPQYVDKLSQVVKGNTGELLEKVDERGISKELIQELGLNDALDKDISVLSGGELQRVAVIASMSKDADIYFLDEPTSYLDIKQRLNVAKSIRNLAEQKTVVVIEHDLAILDYLSDNIHILYGQPGVYGIVSTPLGVRVGINMYLDGYIKEDNVRFREESIKFYQKEEKSLKSKKVLLEYPSFEKNYESFSLKTEGGILHKGEVIGIVGPNATGKSTFIKILAGVLEPDNDNKFETELKVSYKPQYIKREYEGTVRNLLSEVAKEKFHTNIYKAEILRPLDIDPIIDNSISELSGGELQRVAIATCLSQDADLYLFDEPSAYLDIEQRLNFSKVLRRFIGDKGLMAVIVEHDLVSLDYTSDKAIVFSGRPSVSGIASSPLSLRDGMNRFLKEIGITFRREPGSGRPRSNKLDSQKDREQKSSGEYYYFKE from the coding sequence TTGAGAATTGCGGTAATAGATTATGATAAATGCCAACCAAAAAAGTGTAATTTATTGTGTCTTAATTATTGTCCTGGGCCTAGAATGAACGAAGAGACTATTATAGTCGATGAAGTAACAAAAAAACCCATTATCTCTGAGGTCTTGTGCACTGGGTGTGGCATATGCATTCATAAATGCCCTTACAAAGCAATTTCCATAGTAAATTTGCCTGAAGAACTTTCTCAGCCAATACATCAGTATGGCCCAAATACCTTTAGGCTTTATCGATTGCCAATCCCAAAAGAAGGAAAGGTATTGGGTCTTATAGGCCAAAACGGAGTTGGCAAGACAACAGCAATTAGGATTCTTTCAGGAGAGCTTTACCCAAATATGGGAGATTATGCCTCAAAAGAGATGAAAAATCTAACCTCTTACTTTAGAGGAACAGAGCTCCAGGGGTATTTTGAAAAAATTGAGGCCAAAAATATTAAGAGCTCACTAAAACCCCAATATGTGGACAAACTTTCTCAAGTTGTAAAAGGAAATACGGGGGAGCTCCTTGAAAAGGTTGATGAAAGAGGGATTTCAAAAGAGCTTATCCAAGAACTCGGTTTAAACGATGCCTTAGACAAGGATATTTCTGTGCTGAGCGGGGGAGAATTGCAAAGGGTTGCTGTAATTGCTTCAATGTCCAAAGACGCTGACATTTATTTTTTAGATGAGCCAACATCCTATCTTGATATAAAGCAAAGGTTAAATGTTGCCAAATCAATAAGAAATCTCGCAGAACAAAAAACTGTTGTCGTAATTGAGCACGACCTTGCAATTTTAGACTATTTGAGCGATAATATTCACATCCTTTATGGGCAACCGGGGGTATACGGAATTGTTTCAACGCCACTTGGGGTAAGAGTTGGAATCAACATGTACCTCGATGGCTACATAAAAGAAGACAACGTTAGATTTAGAGAAGAATCAATTAAGTTTTATCAAAAGGAAGAAAAATCTCTAAAATCAAAGAAGGTGCTTTTAGAGTATCCGTCATTTGAAAAGAATTATGAAAGCTTTTCACTTAAAACTGAAGGTGGAATCCTCCACAAGGGTGAAGTAATTGGTATTGTTGGGCCAAACGCCACAGGTAAGAGTACATTTATCAAAATACTTGCTGGAGTATTAGAGCCTGACAATGACAATAAATTTGAAACAGAACTTAAAGTGTCATATAAGCCTCAATATATTAAAAGAGAGTATGAGGGCACCGTAAGGAATTTGCTATCGGAAGTTGCTAAGGAGAAATTTCACACAAATATCTACAAAGCTGAAATACTAAGGCCTCTTGATATAGATCCTATTATAGATAACTCAATTTCAGAACTTTCTGGCGGGGAATTACAGAGGGTGGCAATAGCTACGTGCCTATCTCAGGATGCAGACTTGTATTTATTTGATGAGCCTTCAGCATACCTTGATATTGAGCAGAGACTTAACTTTTCAAAGGTATTGAGAAGATTTATAGGCGATAAAGGATTAATGGCGGTTATAGTTGAACATGACTTAGTTTCTTTAGACTACACTTCAGATAAAGCAATTGTATTTTCTGGAAGGCCAAGTGTGTCCGGAATAGCCTCTTCACCACTTTCTCTTCGTGATGGAATGAATAGGTTTTTGAAAGAGATTGGAATAACATTCAGAAGAGAACCTGGATCTGGAAGACCACGATCAAATAAACTTGACTCCCAAAAAGACAGAGAGCAGAAGTCATCTGGCGAGTATTACTACTTCAAAGAATAA
- a CDS encoding DUF2281 domain-containing protein, whose protein sequence is MSIKDLVIKEIEKTPEPILEEVFDFIVFLKNKSNIVPETAILSESSLKKDWLKPEEDDAWAYL, encoded by the coding sequence ATGAGCATTAAAGATTTAGTTATTAAAGAAATAGAAAAAACTCCAGAACCAATACTCGAAGAAGTATTTGATTTTATAGTTTTTTTAAAAAATAAATCAAATATTGTTCCAGAAACTGCAATTCTTAGTGAGTCTTCATTGAAAAAAGATTGGCTAAAACCTGAGGAGGATGACGCTTGGGCATATTTGTGA